The nucleotide sequence ATACACGCTCCAGCCGTTGCTCTTGAGTAATGGGGATAGAGTGTAAGAACATAAAGCTTTTCAGGTTTAAACTCCAAAATTTCTTTAACCACTTTTTCTAAAAGAGGTTCAGAATAAAGCATTCCAACAAAAGTTTTTATTCCTGTTTCTTCTTCTAAGATTTTTGCCTGTTCTTGGGTATATTTCACTAGAGGGCTTCCACCACCAATTGCCTTATACTGAGGTTTCACTTTTGGAGCTCTAAAGGTTGAAATTAAAAAAGCTAAAGGTTTTTGTAAAAATGCTGGAACTCCAAAGTTTATAAGGTCTCTATCGGAAAAAAGCTTATAAAGAAAAGGGCGAATTTCTGAAAGATTTGAAGGTGCTCCCATGTAGGTAAGAAGAACAGCTTCTTTCATCTATTCTCCAATTATCTTGATGATAACTCTCTTTGGTCTTTGACCGTCAAATTCAGCGTAGAAAATCTCTTGCCACGGTCCTAAATCCAGTTGCCCGTTAGTAATTGGCAAAACGACTTGAAGATGGGTAAGTAAGTTTTTAAGGTGGGCGTCTCCGTTATCCTCACCTGTTCTGTGATGTTTATAGTCGGGTCTAAATGGGGCTAAGTTCTCAAGCCATTCCCAAATATCTTCGTGAAGTCCCTCCTCATCATCCTGAATAATTACTGCAGCAGTTAAATGCATTGCTGACACAAGACAAAGTCCTTCTTTAACCTTAGACTTTTCAACGGCTTCCTTTACTTTGTCTGTAATTCTTATGAGTTCCCTTCTATTTTTAGTGTTAAAAACAAGGTATTCTGTATAAGCTTTCATCTTTTGTCCTCTTTTTGGTGTTTCAAAATCTGCAAAGTATTATATTATTT is from Desulfurobacteriaceae bacterium and encodes:
- a CDS encoding secondary thiamine-phosphate synthase enzyme YjbQ, producing MKAYTEYLVFNTKNRRELIRITDKVKEAVEKSKVKEGLCLVSAMHLTAAVIIQDDEEGLHEDIWEWLENLAPFRPDYKHHRTGEDNGDAHLKNLLTHLQVVLPITNGQLDLGPWQEIFYAEFDGQRPKRVIIKIIGE